The sequence below is a genomic window from Labrys wisconsinensis.
TGCTCGGCGCCACCGTCGCCAATCGCTGGTTCAAGACCAATCGCGGCCTGGTCATGGGCCTGATGTCGGCGAGCAGCGCCACCGGCATGCTGGTGTTCCTGCCGGTCCTGGCGGCCCTGGCGCAATGGGGCGGCTGGCAGCCGGTGGCGATCACCGTCTCGATCGCCTGCGCGGCGCTGCTGCCGGTGGTCTATCTGCTGGTGCCGGAGCGGCCGGCCTCGATCGGGCTCCGGCGCTTTGGCGCCGAGGCTGACGAGCCGCCGGTCGCCGCGCCCCAAGGCAATTTCCTCACCAGCACCCTTGCGACCCTCGGCCAGGCGGCCCGCACCCGGGTGTTCTGGTATCTCTTCGCCACTTTCTTCGTCTGCGGCTTCACCACCAACGGCCTGGTCGGCACCCATCTCATCGCCTTCTGCGGCGACATGGGCATCCCCGAGGTGCAGGCGGCCGGCCTGCTGGCGGTCATGGGCGTGTTCGACCTGATCGGCACGACGCTGTCGGGCTGGCTCACCGACCGGTACGATCCGCGCAAGCTGCTCTGCGTCTATTACGGCGTGCGCGGCCTGTCGCTGATGTACCTGCCCTATTCCGGCTTCTCGCCGGTGGCGCTCGGCATCTTTGCCGTGCTCTACGGCCTCGACTGGATCGCAACCGTGCCGCCGACGTTGCGGCTCAGCAACGAGTCCTTCGGCGACCGCGCCGGGCCGCTGGTGTTCGGCTGGGTGGTCGCCGGCCACCAGGTCGGCGCCGCGGCCGCCGCCTATTTCGGCGGCACCATGCGCCAGCTCCAGGGCAACTACCAGCTCGCCTTCCTGATCGCCGGCCTCACCGGCATCATGGCCGCCGCCATCTCCATGCTGATCGAGCCGCCGCGCCGCGGCGAGGCGGCGGTGGTGCCGCAGCCGGCGTGAGGCGCGCGCTTCGCTGCAGAGCAGATACACCGATCGGACAGAAGGGGGCCGAGCCTGCCGGAGCGGGGCGGCCCTCGTTCCCATCCGAGGAGCAGCCCGTCGGCCGCCGAGTTGGGGACAGCCGGGACGCTTGCGGGGCAGCGACCACCTGCCAGGACAGCGTCGCGCAAACCGACGCCGGAGCCGTCCCGTGAAGCTGTTGTCGCCTGTCTGCAAGTCCCTTGCGGAGGCTTTTGTCGACGACCCCTTCTATCGAGCAGTGACCGTCGAGTCGTCGGCAGACGAGGCAAAGAGGCAGCTGATCCTTGCGCACTACTTCGACCTTGCCATCGAGGAAGCGATTGGAATTGGCGAGGTTCAATATGCGGGCGATGATGGCGCCGCGATCTGGCACACCAATGAAGCCAGTGAAACGGACGCGAAAGCGTACGGAAAGATCAGGAAAGCAACGCTTGAACGACTGCTCGGTCCCGCGGGATTTGACAATTACCAACGCATTTCCGCGTCGATGATGAAGAATGGCGCCGAACAGCTCGCCAATGCCTGGTATCTGTCCATCCTCGGAGTGCGGCCGGCGGCGAGAGGGCGCGGATTGGCACACCAGCTCCTCGAGCCGACCTTGAGCCGGGCCGATCGCCTCGGCGCCACGTGCTTCCTCGAAACTTTCAATCCGTTGAGCCTGCCCTTCTATCGGCGCCTCGGCTTTTCCGGCGAGGTTCGCTGCTTTGAGGACGTCACGGCCCGCCCCTACTGGATCCTCATCCGGAACACGGCGTCGTGACCTCTTCGCCGAGCCGGCGGACAATCGGGTTTCGACCCATGGCAAGCGGGGATGACCCGCCACGTCGAGTGCGGTTCATGAAGGCAGGCGGCAACGACCAAGATCCAATGCACTGTCACTGAGACTTCCTCCAGATCCAAGGCACACTGCGCCGCAAGTCCGAAAGCTCGGCGGGCGCTGCCGCACGCCCTCCGCACGGAGGCGAGGCCCTTGACTCTTATATTTCCATATGGCTATATAGACAAATGGAAATACAAAGCCCTTCCCCAGACCGGCTGAGCGAGGCGTTCTTTGCGCTGGCGGACCCGACACGGCGCGCAATCCTGGTCCGCCTTGCAGCAGGCGAAGCGACGGTCTCCGAGCTCGTGGCGCCGTTCGCCCTCAGCCAACCCACGATCTCCAAGCATCTGAAGGTGCTCGAGAACGCCGGCCTGATCGAGCAGGGCCGGGACGCGCAGCGGCGGCCGCGCAGATTGTCGGCGACCGCCCTTGGTGATGTCGCCGATTGGGTCGGCGATTTCCGGAAGCAGTGGATGGGCCGGCTCGACCGATTGGAAACTCATCTCGGCGCAATGAAAGCCAAGGAGACCTAGATGCTGACGACGGCCCACTCTGTCGACGACCGGAGCCTGGTCATCGACCGCTCGACGCATTGCATCAGGCTGGAGCGGACATTCGACGCCCCGCCGGCACAGGTGTTCGAAGCCTGGACCAGGCCGGAGCATGTCTCATGCTGGTGGGATCCGGCGGGGCAGCCCCTGGCCGTCTGCGAGATCGATCTTCGGCAAGGCGGAACCTTCACCTTCGCATCGAAGGAACGGCCGGACATGCCATTTGCCGGAACCTATCTCGAAATCGTCCCATTTGAGCGCCTGACCTTCGAAGCGCTGGGGGCAATCGGCCGCGTCCTCATCGAAGAAGCAGGGGAAGGGGCTCGGTTGACGGTCGAGATCCAGTGCCGCTCCGCCGAGCACCTCCAACAATTCCTGGAGTTGGGCGTCGACAAGGGCACCGCAGGAACCTTGGACAATCTGGTGGCCTACATTCGTGCTCGCGCACGATAGACGTGGCGCTCATCCAGTCTCGACCTGGGAAGACCGATATGCAGTTCGCGCCCGCGATCGCCAGCTCGACCCTCTGCGCCTATGCCCTCGCGAGCCTGCTTCTGACGCTCAATCTCCTGGCGCTCTGGATATCGAGCGGCGCAAGGCGAGCGCAGGCCGGCGTCGCGATCAATCCGGAAGACGGGGCACGCTACGGCGTTCCCGTCTCGGAGACGGATCCGCCGGGGGTCGCCCGCCATCTCAGGGCGCATCGAAACGCGGAAGCCACCATCTACCCCTTCCTCGCGCTGGGCGTGGTCTATGTGCTGGCGGGCGGGACAGCCGGCGTTGCCATCCCGATCTTCGTCATCTTCGTCCTGGCGCGCGTTGCCCATTCCATCGCCTATGTGCGGGCCCTCCAGCCATGGCGGACCATCGCCTTTGCCCTGTCGCTGCTGGCGATCCTCGCGCTCATGCTGGCGACGGCCTTTCAGGTGGTCCGACCCTTCATATGGTGAAGCGAGAAGCCTGCATTTCGGCGGGCTGCGGAGCCAGCGAGTACACAGCCATACTATTGCGATGACAGCGCATTTTATTAATGCCGATAGTAGGCTCCAAGATCAAATGCACTGTCACCGTAATTCTGCTCGGCCAGCTCGCGAGGTCCGCGGGCCCACGCGGGTCAGCCCCGGCTTTCGGCCCTGGACTGCTCCGCCACGGCTTCGAGACCGGCGCGGATGAAGCGTTCATAGTGCTCGACGAGGCGCGGGATCTCGGTCTCGGGATCGGCGAGCGAGGGCAGGATGGTCTCGAGCATGCTGCGGTTCGCCACGGCCATCAGGATGCACGGCGCCACGGCGGTAAGCATGGCCCGGCCGACGATGGCGTCGTCCGGCGGCACCCCCATCAGCTCGCCGATGATGCCCCGCATGAGCCGGATCTTCGGCAGGATCTCGGTCTCGACGAAGGCCTCGCGCAGCGGTGACGGGGACACGATCTCCCGGCCCAGCACGCGCATCTCCCAGGTGGCGGACGCCGGCGAGGCCAGCCACCGGACGATCGGGGCGATATAGGCGCGCAGCTTGTCCTGCGGGCTCGCCGTGCTCGACGCGATTTCCCAGAGCGCCTCGATGGTGGTCAGGCGTTGATGGGCGCGCCTCAGCGCCGCCATGTAGAGCGCGTCGATGCCGCCGAAATGATAGTTGACGGC
It includes:
- a CDS encoding ArsR/SmtB family transcription factor — its product is MEIQSPSPDRLSEAFFALADPTRRAILVRLAAGEATVSELVAPFALSQPTISKHLKVLENAGLIEQGRDAQRRPRRLSATALGDVADWVGDFRKQWMGRLDRLETHLGAMKAKET
- a CDS encoding MAPEG family protein; this translates as MQFAPAIASSTLCAYALASLLLTLNLLALWISSGARRAQAGVAINPEDGARYGVPVSETDPPGVARHLRAHRNAEATIYPFLALGVVYVLAGGTAGVAIPIFVIFVLARVAHSIAYVRALQPWRTIAFALSLLAILALMLATAFQVVRPFIW
- a CDS encoding MFS transporter, producing the protein MAIAQTRPFGQRYAFVVVGVIFLALLIAAGLRSAPSVMMVPLEQAFGWRRDTISFSAALGIFLYGLVGPFAAALMERVGLRRTVMASLVLMAGSTALSLLMREPWQLIATWGVFSGIGSGAVASVLGATVANRWFKTNRGLVMGLMSASSATGMLVFLPVLAALAQWGGWQPVAITVSIACAALLPVVYLLVPERPASIGLRRFGAEADEPPVAAPQGNFLTSTLATLGQAARTRVFWYLFATFFVCGFTTNGLVGTHLIAFCGDMGIPEVQAAGLLAVMGVFDLIGTTLSGWLTDRYDPRKLLCVYYGVRGLSLMYLPYSGFSPVALGIFAVLYGLDWIATVPPTLRLSNESFGDRAGPLVFGWVVAGHQVGAAAAAYFGGTMRQLQGNYQLAFLIAGLTGIMAAAISMLIEPPRRGEAAVVPQPA
- a CDS encoding TetR/AcrR family transcriptional regulator — encoded protein: MPADSRRPLAVPDQLKAGDRVREVLLQAAGEVFAEKGYDRATSKEICERAGVNSAAVNYHFGGIDALYMAALRRAHQRLTTIEALWEIASSTASPQDKLRAYIAPIVRWLASPASATWEMRVLGREIVSPSPLREAFVETEILPKIRLMRGIIGELMGVPPDDAIVGRAMLTAVAPCILMAVANRSMLETILPSLADPETEIPRLVEHYERFIRAGLEAVAEQSRAESRG
- a CDS encoding GNAT family N-acetyltransferase, translated to MKLLSPVCKSLAEAFVDDPFYRAVTVESSADEAKRQLILAHYFDLAIEEAIGIGEVQYAGDDGAAIWHTNEASETDAKAYGKIRKATLERLLGPAGFDNYQRISASMMKNGAEQLANAWYLSILGVRPAARGRGLAHQLLEPTLSRADRLGATCFLETFNPLSLPFYRRLGFSGEVRCFEDVTARPYWILIRNTAS
- a CDS encoding SRPBCC family protein, which translates into the protein MLTTAHSVDDRSLVIDRSTHCIRLERTFDAPPAQVFEAWTRPEHVSCWWDPAGQPLAVCEIDLRQGGTFTFASKERPDMPFAGTYLEIVPFERLTFEALGAIGRVLIEEAGEGARLTVEIQCRSAEHLQQFLELGVDKGTAGTLDNLVAYIRARAR